A genomic segment from Neisseria perflava encodes:
- a CDS encoding aminodeoxychorismate/anthranilate synthase component II, with the protein MLLFIDNYDSFTYNIVQYFAELGQEVLVRCNDEITIEEIEALKPQYLVIGPGPCSPKEAGISVAAMQHFAGRLPVMGVCLGHQTMGEAFGGNVVRAQTMMHGKVSPVFHHGTGMFKDLPNPVNCTRYHSLAIDRATLPDCLEITAWTEDGEIMGVRHKEYAVEGVQFHPEALLTEHGHDMLKNFLEEFKDYRPQKS; encoded by the coding sequence ATGCTTTTATTCATTGATAATTATGACAGCTTCACCTACAACATCGTCCAATACTTTGCCGAGTTGGGGCAGGAAGTTTTGGTACGTTGCAACGATGAAATCACCATCGAAGAAATCGAAGCCCTAAAACCGCAATATCTGGTCATCGGCCCCGGCCCTTGTTCCCCTAAAGAAGCAGGCATTTCTGTTGCGGCCATGCAGCACTTTGCCGGCAGGCTGCCCGTCATGGGCGTGTGTCTCGGCCATCAAACCATGGGCGAAGCGTTCGGCGGCAATGTCGTGCGCGCGCAAACAATGATGCACGGCAAAGTCTCCCCCGTTTTCCATCACGGCACAGGCATGTTTAAAGACCTGCCCAATCCGGTCAACTGCACGCGCTACCACAGCCTGGCCATCGACCGCGCCACCCTGCCCGACTGCCTCGAAATTACCGCGTGGACGGAAGACGGCGAAATCATGGGCGTACGCCATAAAGAATATGCCGTCGAAGGCGTACAGTTCCACCCCGAAGCCCTGCTAACCGAACACGGCCACGATATGCTGAAAAACTTCCTGGAAGAATTCAAAGACTATCGTCCGCAAAAATCTTAA
- the trpD gene encoding anthranilate phosphoribosyltransferase has protein sequence MITPQQAIERLISNNELFYDEMTDLMRQIMSGQVPPEQIAAILTGLRIKVETVSEITAAASVMREFATKVPLENADDLVDIVGTGGDGAKTFNISTTSMFVAAAAGAQVAKHGGRSVSSSSGAADVMEQMGANLNLNPEQVAQSIQQTGIGFMFAPNHHSAMRYVAPVRRSLGFRSIFNILGPLTNPAGAANQLLGVFHIDLCGILSRVLQQLGSKHVLVVCGEGGLDEITLTGKTRVAELKDGKITEYDISPADFGMEIRRNLDEIKVENAQESLQKMNEVLDGKAGAARDIVVLNAAAALYAGNVVTSLADGVKAAQEAIDSGKAKAKKDEFIEFGKQFA, from the coding sequence ATGATCACCCCTCAACAAGCGATTGAACGCCTCATCAGCAACAACGAACTTTTCTACGATGAAATGACCGACCTCATGCGCCAAATCATGAGCGGCCAAGTTCCGCCCGAGCAAATCGCCGCCATCCTGACCGGCCTGCGGATTAAAGTTGAAACCGTTTCCGAGATTACCGCCGCAGCCAGCGTAATGCGCGAATTTGCCACCAAAGTGCCGCTGGAAAACGCCGATGACTTGGTCGATATTGTCGGCACAGGCGGCGATGGTGCCAAAACCTTCAATATCTCCACGACTTCCATGTTTGTCGCGGCTGCGGCAGGCGCGCAAGTTGCCAAACACGGCGGTCGCTCCGTTTCTTCATCCAGCGGCGCTGCCGATGTCATGGAACAAATGGGCGCCAACCTCAATCTCAACCCCGAACAGGTTGCCCAAAGCATTCAGCAAACCGGCATCGGCTTTATGTTCGCGCCCAACCATCACAGCGCCATGCGCTATGTTGCCCCTGTCCGCCGTTCGCTCGGATTCCGCAGCATCTTCAATATCTTGGGCCCGTTGACCAATCCGGCCGGCGCGGCAAACCAACTCTTGGGCGTGTTCCACATCGACTTGTGCGGCATTCTTTCCCGCGTATTGCAACAGCTTGGTTCCAAACATGTTTTGGTCGTGTGCGGCGAAGGCGGTTTGGATGAAATCACGCTGACCGGCAAAACCCGCGTTGCCGAACTGAAAGACGGAAAAATTACCGAATACGACATCAGCCCAGCCGATTTTGGCATGGAAATCCGCCGCAATTTAGACGAAATCAAAGTCGAAAATGCGCAAGAATCCCTGCAAAAAATGAACGAAGTGCTGGACGGCAAAGCCGGTGCCGCACGCGATATCGTCGTCCTCAATGCCGCCGCCGCGCTCTATGCAGGAAATGTGGTTACTTCGCTGGCAGATGGCGTCAAAGCTGCTCAAGAAGCCATCGACTCCGGCAAAGCCAAAGCCAAAAAAGACGAATTTATCGAATTTGGCAAACAGTTTGCCTAA
- a CDS encoding CsbD family protein, with protein MSGELDKISGKVKEVAGDVSSNAKLEAEGLVQQGVGKVKEVVGDIEEKVGGVLQKGKEEAEHLVDEAKEKAEGLINDIKSKF; from the coding sequence ATGAGCGGCGAATTAGATAAAATCAGCGGTAAAGTAAAAGAAGTGGCTGGAGATGTATCCAGCAATGCTAAACTTGAAGCTGAAGGCTTGGTTCAACAAGGCGTTGGCAAAGTAAAAGAAGTGGTTGGCGACATTGAAGAAAAAGTCGGCGGTGTTTTGCAAAAAGGCAAAGAAGAAGCTGAGCATTTGGTTGATGAAGCCAAAGAAAAAGCTGAAGGCTTGATTAATGATATTAAAAGCAAATTTTAA
- a CDS encoding SGNH/GDSL hydrolase family protein: MTVYLIGDSVRLASEPYTRDALPEAEIVSPSENCRSSHDVLEHIGQWTEGATVGDIIHINCGLHDIRHNQGCNEPVADIETYRNNLTQIFDYLKQTGAKIIWASSTPFLESVHNIVKPSRRYLADLKAYNRVAEDLARQYGFAVNDLYSLMFEQDLTDVMLCDGLHFNEFGSKMIGEAVAEAILKQMD, from the coding sequence ATGACCGTTTACTTAATCGGCGATTCCGTGCGGCTTGCTTCGGAGCCTTACACGCGCGACGCTTTGCCTGAGGCGGAAATTGTTTCTCCATCGGAAAACTGCCGCTCGTCGCATGATGTGTTAGAGCATATCGGGCAATGGACAGAGGGCGCGACTGTGGGAGACATTATCCATATCAACTGCGGTTTGCACGACATCCGCCATAATCAAGGCTGTAATGAGCCGGTGGCCGATATAGAAACCTATCGCAATAACCTGACCCAAATTTTCGATTATCTGAAACAGACAGGTGCAAAAATTATTTGGGCGAGCAGTACGCCGTTTTTGGAAAGCGTGCACAATATCGTCAAACCCTCGCGCCGCTATCTGGCCGACTTGAAGGCCTATAACCGTGTGGCGGAGGATTTGGCAAGGCAATATGGCTTTGCCGTCAATGATTTATACAGTCTGATGTTTGAGCAGGACTTGACTGATGTGATGCTGTGTGATGGGCTTCATTTCAATGAGTTCGGCAGTAAGATGATAGGCGAGGCAGTAGCCGAAGCGATATTGAAACAGATGGACTAA
- a CDS encoding heavy metal translocating P-type ATPase, protein MQQKVRFQIEGMTCQACASRIEKVLNKKDFVESAGVNFASEEAQVTFDDSKTSAADIAKIIEKTGYGAKEKTEDTLPQPEAEHHIGWRLWLLLAINIPFLIGMAGMMIGRHDWMIPPVWQFVLASVVQLWLAIPFYKSAWASIKGGLANMDVLVTIGTVSIYLYSVYMLFFSPHAAHGMAHVYFEVGVMVIGFVSLGKFLEHRTKKSSLNSLGLLLKLTPTQVNVQRDGEWKQLPIDQVQIGDLIRANHGERIAADGIIESGSGWADESHLTGESNPEEKKAGGKVLAGALMTEGSVVYRATQLGSQTLLGDMMNALSEAQGSKAPIARVADKAAAVFVPAVVGIALLTFIATWLVKGDWTVALMHAVAVLVIACPCALGLATPAAIMVGMGKAVKHGIWFKDAAAMEEAAHVDAVVLDKTGTLTEGKPQVAAVYCVPDSGFDEDALYRIAAAVEQNAAHPLARAIVSAAQARGLDIPAAQNAQTVVGAGITAEVEGVGLVKAGKAEFAELTLPKFSDGVWDIASIVAVSVDNKPIGAFALADALKADTAEAIGRLKKHNIDVYIMSGDNQGTVEYVAKQLGIAHAFGNMSPRDKAAEVQKLKAAGKTVAMVGDGINDAPALAAANVSFAMKGGADVAEHTASATLMQHSVNQLADALLVSQATLKNIKQNLFFAFFYNILGIPLAALGFLNPVIAGAAMAASSVSVLGNALRLKRVNIE, encoded by the coding sequence ATGCAACAAAAAGTCCGTTTCCAAATCGAAGGCATGACCTGTCAGGCCTGCGCTTCGCGCATTGAAAAAGTGTTGAACAAAAAAGATTTTGTCGAATCGGCAGGGGTAAACTTTGCCAGCGAGGAGGCGCAGGTTACGTTTGACGACAGCAAAACTTCCGCTGCCGACATCGCCAAAATCATTGAGAAAACCGGTTACGGCGCAAAGGAAAAAACGGAAGATACATTGCCGCAACCTGAAGCAGAACACCATATCGGCTGGAGGCTGTGGCTTTTGCTGGCCATTAATATTCCGTTTTTAATCGGCATGGCAGGCATGATGATCGGGCGGCACGATTGGATGATTCCGCCTGTATGGCAGTTTGTGCTGGCAAGCGTGGTGCAGCTTTGGCTGGCCATCCCGTTTTACAAAAGCGCGTGGGCAAGCATTAAAGGCGGACTGGCGAATATGGACGTACTGGTTACCATCGGTACAGTATCGATTTATCTGTATTCCGTCTATATGCTGTTTTTCAGCCCGCACGCGGCGCACGGCATGGCACACGTGTATTTTGAAGTAGGCGTGATGGTGATCGGTTTTGTGTCGCTGGGCAAATTTTTGGAACACCGCACCAAAAAATCCAGCCTGAACAGCTTGGGCTTGCTGCTCAAGCTCACGCCGACCCAAGTCAACGTGCAACGCGATGGCGAATGGAAACAACTGCCCATCGACCAAGTACAAATCGGCGACCTTATCCGCGCCAACCACGGCGAACGTATTGCTGCCGACGGCATCATCGAAAGCGGCAGCGGCTGGGCGGATGAGAGCCATCTTACCGGCGAATCCAACCCCGAAGAGAAAAAGGCGGGCGGCAAAGTGTTGGCAGGCGCGCTGATGACCGAAGGCAGCGTGGTGTACCGCGCCACTCAGCTAGGCAGCCAAACCTTGCTCGGCGACATGATGAACGCGCTTTCTGAAGCACAAGGCAGCAAAGCACCGATTGCGCGTGTGGCCGATAAAGCGGCGGCGGTGTTCGTGCCTGCCGTCGTGGGCATCGCGCTTTTGACTTTTATCGCCACTTGGCTGGTAAAAGGTGATTGGACGGTTGCGCTGATGCACGCCGTTGCCGTTTTGGTGATTGCCTGTCCGTGCGCGCTTGGTCTGGCAACCCCTGCCGCGATTATGGTCGGCATGGGCAAAGCGGTGAAACACGGTATTTGGTTTAAAGACGCGGCGGCAATGGAAGAAGCCGCCCACGTCGATGCCGTCGTGCTGGACAAAACCGGCACGCTGACCGAAGGCAAGCCGCAGGTTGCCGCCGTTTATTGCGTTCCCGACAGCGGCTTTGACGAAGACGCTTTGTACCGCATCGCCGCCGCCGTCGAACAAAACGCCGCTCATCCGCTCGCCCGAGCCATCGTTTCCGCCGCCCAAGCGCGCGGTTTGGACATTCCCGCCGCACAAAACGCGCAAACCGTTGTCGGCGCAGGCATTACCGCCGAAGTGGAAGGCGTGGGTTTGGTGAAAGCAGGAAAAGCCGAATTTGCCGAACTGACCTTGCCGAAGTTTTCAGACGGCGTTTGGGATATTGCAAGCATTGTTGCAGTCTCAGTTGACAACAAACCTATCGGCGCATTCGCACTCGCCGACGCATTGAAAGCCGATACCGCCGAAGCCATAGGCCGTCTGAAAAAACACAATATCGATGTTTACATCATGAGCGGCGACAACCAAGGCACGGTCGAATACGTCGCCAAACAACTGGGCATCGCACACGCCTTCGGCAATATGAGTCCGCGCGACAAAGCCGCCGAAGTACAGAAACTCAAAGCCGCCGGCAAAACCGTGGCGATGGTCGGCGACGGTATCAACGACGCACCCGCGCTCGCCGCCGCCAACGTCAGCTTCGCCATGAAAGGCGGAGCGGACGTTGCCGAACATACCGCATCCGCCACGCTGATGCAGCATTCGGTCAACCAACTCGCCGATGCCCTGTTGGTATCGCAGGCGACTTTGAAAAACATCAAGCAAAACCTGTTTTTCGCCTTCTTCTACAATATCTTGGGCATTCCGCTCGCTGCGCTTGGCTTTTTAAATCCCGTCATCGCAGGCGCGGCAATGGCGGCAAGCTCGGTTTCGGTATTGGGTAATGCCTTGCGCCTGAAACGGGTGAATATTGAGTGA